Proteins encoded by one window of Chaetodon trifascialis isolate fChaTrf1 chromosome 15, fChaTrf1.hap1, whole genome shotgun sequence:
- the nudt9 gene encoding ADP-ribose pyrophosphatase, mitochondrial, whose translation MVRLLLRQDWIGRIHLALTLFGLPYTVCTPGVRSAISCSSSHLFRTSQTIRPISTNICNHYVTSAHTMPPSAALHVKSRCSLYPGSEIMRFPVPDDKVEWSQNWPQYNPVSHTDPSVLKKPVWADPDIGSFSPKFNAVDGTVDRTSFEGSYKQEKGKPLNPRGRTGLTGRGLLGRWGPNHAADPIVTRWKVDANEAKIHHPVSKRPVLQFVSIKRRDCGEWAIPGGMVDAGEQVSLTLQREFSEEALNSLAVPPSEREKIHERINKLFKSSGFQVFKGYVDDPRNTDNAWMETVAVNFHDDLGNSVSELPLQAGDDAGQVKWVDVDSSFQLYASHSHFLELVAKERKAHW comes from the exons ATGGTACGTCTCCTTCTGCGACAGGACTGGATCGGCCGGATTCATCTAGCGCTCACACTCTTCGGACTGCCGTATACCGTCTGCACCCCCGGAGTCAG GTCTGCCATCTCCTGCTCGTCGTCCCATCTTTTCAGAACCAGTCAAACCATCAGACCCATCAGTACCAATATCTGTAACCACTACGTGACCAGTGCTCATACAATGCCACCCTCAGCGGCGCTTCATGTCAAGTCCAGATGCTCCCTCTATCCAGGGTCAGAAATCATGCGCTTCCCCGTGCCTGATGACAAGGTGGAGTGGAGTCAGAACTGGCCGCAATATAATCCAGTCAGCCACACCGACCCATCAGTATTAAAGAAGCCAGTGTGGGCAGATCCTGATATTGG ctctTTCTCTCCAAAGTTCAATGCTGTGGATGGTACTGTGGATAGGACAAGCTTTGAGGGCagctacaaacaggaaaaggGAAAGCCACT AAATCCACGTGGACGTACAGGGTTGACTGGTAGAGGTTTGCTTGGAAGATGGGGACCCAATCATGCGGCAGATCCCATTGTCACCAG ATGGAAAGTAGATGCCAATGAAGCAAAGATACATCACCCAGTCTCCAAACGGCCTGTCCTACAGTTTGTGTCCATCAAGAGGAGAGACTGTGGGGAGTGGGCCATTCCTGGG GGGATGGTAGACGCTGGGGAGCAGGTCTCTCTCACGCTGCAGCGGGAGTTCTCAGAGGAGGCATTGAACTCGTTGGCAGTCCCGccgtcagagagagaaaaaatccATGAACGCATCAACAAACTGTTCAAATCGTCGGGGTTTCAG gtCTTCAAAGGCTATGTGGATGATCCTAGAAACACTGACAATGCTTGGATGGAGACAGTTGCTGTCAACTTTCATGATGACTTAG GCAACAGTGTGAGCGAGCTGCCGCTGCAAGCTGGAGATGACGCAGGACAGGTCAAGTGGGTTGATGTCGATTCGTCCTTCCAGCTCTATGCGAGTCATTCCCATTTCCTGGAGCTGGTTGCCAAAGAGAGGAAAGCCCACTGGTAA